The DNA segment CTTGCATATATTACACGGTATCCCATGCGCTTATCTCAACTCTATTATTTCTATCATACGGTTCAGTCGAGTACACCACAGGTAAAACAGATGTAAACCAAGTTGGAAACCTATACCAGTATATGCCTTTAACAGCGATCGGCGCGATTGTAAGCGTCATCGCTATAGGAGGCATGCCGCTTCTAAGCGAGTTCATAGGGAAATATCTTATCATAAACACGGCTTTAAACGCTGGTTCACCTTTCTTTATAATGACTATGTTCATAGGAGCCGCTTTACACATCGTCATAGCGCTACGCTTAGTCAACGCAGTCTTCCTATCAGCTTCTTTCAAACCTGAAGCTAAGATAGTTTTCAAAGACCCGCCTCAAACTATGACGACACCTATACTCATAGTAACAGCTACAATATTCGCTTTAGGCGTTCTACCCACATTATTCTTAAACACCGTAATTAAAAACGCGATAATCCAAGCAGGCTTATCTTACACGACATTAGAGAACATTGAATTAATCCTCACAGGCTCAGGCGGCTTAACATATATAGTTATAGCGGTTTCAGCTTTAAGCATCGCCGGAATGGTAGCGTATATAATATTAGTGGGCGGTAGAAGAAAGGAACCTAGAAGAAAAAGCTTGGAAGCTGAGAAACCCTTCATAGGAGGAGAAGACGTCACCGCTATTAAAACCGTTTACACAGAGCAATACTATTATTATATAATCGATTTACTTAAACTAGAGAAAACCGCTCGCGTAATCGACGTAGATAAATTATTCGATAAAATCGCTAAAACATTAGATAAAATATGCATTAAAGCTTTGAAGCTAGATGTAGGCGCTTATTTGAAAGCGTTATTAATGTTTCTAGCAGGTTCCTTGATCATAACCTTAATCGCTTTAATAATTTAATCACATGTCAAAAACGTATACGCGATGAGATAGGAGAAGAGAAGGCTGATTTAGAATGTTAATACCGCAATTAATATTATTAGCGTTCGCCGCCTGCGTGACAGTTATCGGAGTAAGCGTTAAAGATAATATGTTAAGTTTGAAAATACTATCAATTCAAGCTTTTACATTAATAGCTGTGAATCTAGCATACTACGCTCAGAGAATAATAGAAGCCTCGTACACTCCTTCAAGCGAAGATATTGCAAGTATAATATTAGAGATACTGGTAACCGTTATCATAGTACCGTTAATAATAAGAGTTGTTAAAAACAGTCTAGTTAGAGAGAGAATCGGTTTTAACACCCCCCCTCTCATAGAATTCAAGAGAAACCTACCGATTTTAGCAGCGTTTAACATAGGCTACCTAATCTTCGCAATATATTTAGCTTATTATAATATTATTCCAAGCGTGCTACAGCTTCTACCGTTAACACTGCTCGTCTTCTTAAACAGTGTGGTAGGCATGATCGTTAACAAGGATAGTGTTAAAATTATCATAGCTTTAAACATGGCTTTCAACGCGTTCACACCGCTTCTATCAAATCTACCCTTAACCTACGTCATATTAGAGTTAACATCTCTTATCTTAGTGAATATTATCGCTGTTTTTATAATAGTTCAAATGATTGAAAAATATAAGACGATAAATGTTTCAGAGTGGAGTGTAAACTATGATTGAAGTATTACTAGTAGTGTGTTTCTTCACACCTTTAATAGCCGCAGTTATAGTTACACCGCTGCAGTCAGCTTGGAGTAAAAGTTATAAAGTAGTTCTCTTAGCCGCTACATTCATCTCATTAATAGTTAGCATACTCATGATACCCTCAGTTATATTACAGTCAACTATTATACAACATCCACTATTACCTATGAACGTTAAACCTGAAAATATGAGTATTCTACTCTCTATAACGATTGTAGCTTTCCTCTCCTCTCTATATAATTTCGCAGCTGAAAAAGGAGGCCGCCTCTCTCCACACGTTTACAGCATATTCATACTACTATTACTAGGCGTGATGTTAGGGTTAATCTTATTCTATGATATTGTAATCCTGTATATATTAGTTGAAACCACGATAGGTGTAACTGTTATTTTAGTAACTCACACTCAAGGTAAATTCGCTTTACAAGCCGCTTTCAAATACCTTATCATCACCGCGATAAGCGCTATACTATTCTTAGCAGGTGTAATAATATTATTCAATTTAACAGGAGACTTCTCAATATATAGTTTATATGATAAAGCCGCCGCGCTTCAAGCTAACCCTAAGCTATCCACGCTAGCTGTGGCTTTAATAGTAGCTGGTTTAGGAGCTGATATAGGTATAGTACCGTTTCACGGATGGCTCCCAGACGCGGTTCCAGCTTCACCGGATACAGTGAACAGCTATGTATCAGTTGAAGGAGTCCCATTATTCTACGCTTTGTATAAAATAGCGGAGCCTGTTTACTTAGCTTACTCGACACCTTACATGATTGGTTTACTTATCTCGGTGGGCGTCGCCTCAATACTTTTAGGGAATTTAACAGCCTACCGGCAGAAAGACTATATGAGAATGATCGCTTACTCTTGCATAGACATCTACGGGCATACAGCGCTCATCTTAGGGTTATTCAGCCCGGCGGCTTACACCGCAGGCTTCTTCTACCTGATAAACGCTTCTATAATTAAAATGTGCTTATTTCAAAATCTAGGAGTGGTTACAAGACTCTCAAACACCACGAACATGGATCAGCTTAGCGGTTTAGCTAGAAGATTAAAGAAAACCTCTTACATATATTTAGCGGGCTTGATATCTATTACAGGCATCCCGCCCTTCGCAGGGTTCTACGGTAAATTTCTAGTATATAATACTCTCTACTCGTTTATAGCTTACTCAAATATTATTCTAGCAGCTTTCACCGTAGCCGGATTAGCCGCTGTTTCACTGGTGACGTTAGCCTACTATGTAAACTCTTATCATAGAATATTCTTAGGAGCCCTGGAGAAACCTGTTTTAAATGTAAGTGAACCTCACATATTAATGTGGCTTCCAGCCGCTATAGGCGTAGCGTTATCTCTGATAATAGGTTTACAGCCTCAAATACTATTAGCTGGTTTAACTTAATTATTTAAGCAGCTGCATCATACGCCGCCCGTTCTCTAACATGCCTTGATCGTTATTGAAGAAAACGTAGACGCGCCTCGGGTTTAAATCCATTATTTTACTTGCAACCTCTCGAAGCTCATCTTCACTGTAATAATGCTTATACCAGGCGCTTCTCCCATGCATTCGAACATAAACTATATCATTCACTTTATAAACGTTTAAAGGAAGCTTAGGGGAATCCACGCTGACGAAGACCACGCCTAATCTCTCAGCCCAATCCAGGTATTCGTCGCTAAACCATTCAACGTTTCTAGCCTCTAAAGCTATTCGAGTAGTTAAACCCGTGTTCTTGAAGAACTCTTCGACCAAGTTTAGTGAAGCCGGTGTTATAGAGGGTGGTAGTTGGAAAAGATAGAAGTCTATTAAAGAGTCTAGTGGCTTAAATATCTCTGTGAAGCGCTGCCAGAATTCTAAACTATCACCGCCAAACTTGTAAACATGGGTTATCATCCTGTTAACTTTGATAATCCATCTAAGCTTTCCCCCTTTAACACTCCAAGAGCGAATCATGTTTTCGAAGGGTAAACGGTAAAAGCTCATATTCAACTCTACAGCGTTAAAACCGGATTCTCGAATATACCAGTCTAAGCCGCCTTTATTCCAGGGGTAAGCCCAACCTGAAGTTCCTACAAACACTTCCATACTATAAAATTATTAGAAACCTTGAATTTAATCTTTCTTTAACTATTCTAAAACTCCAATAACCTTATATTAAAATAGGCTTTAACATATCAAAGTCACAGATTTATAGTGGTATCTATGAATATAACCGGTAAAGCGCGTGCTAAATCACCTTGGCTTTTTCACTTAAATACGGGTTCATGCAACGGCTGCGATATCGAGATATTAGCGGCTTTAACACCTAGATACGATGTTGAACGATTAGGTTGTGTTTTAGTAGGGTCCATAAGACACGCGGATATACTGTTAGTGACAGGGCCTGTTACCAGTCAAATGCATGAGAGAGTGAAGAGAATATATGAGCAGATGCCGGAGCCTAAAGCTGTTGTCGTGGTAGGTTCATGCGCTTTATCCGGTGGAGTGTACACGGGCAGCCCCTCAGTGGAAGGCCCTGTCGACAAGTTTATTCCAGTAGACGCTTATGTAGCAGGATGCCCGCCTAGACCTGAAGCCATAGTTAAAGGAATCTTGGAAGCGCTTCGAAAATTCAGGTGAAAAAGCTTGGAGAAGAAAACATTCGAATACGAGTATTCGAGGCTTATTCTACCTGTGGGGCCGGTTCACCCCGCTTTAAAGGAGCCTGTAAACTTAAATGTAACCGTGGTGAACGAGCAGATAGTCGACGTTAACTTAAAGTTTAACTATATATATCGTGGTATAGAGTATTTAGCTGAGAGGAGGAACATCGCCCAGACTATTTACTTAGTTGAGAGAATATGCGGTTTATGCTCTCAAGCTCATACTTTAACTTTCATTCAAGCCGTCGAAGAGATAGCTGGCATCCAGCCTCCTATGAGAGCTGAGTTAATTCGAGTTATATGCGCGGAGCTTGAGAGAATCCACAGCCACATGCTTCTAATAGGGGTAGTCGCCTATGATATAGGATTAGACACCTTATTCATGTACGCTTTTAAATCAAGAGAGACCGTGATGGATTTACTGGAGATGATTTCAGGTAAGAGAGTCCACCACGATTTGAATACTATAGGCGGAGTCCGATTCGACATAGATAAACCTTTAAGTGAAAGAATCGTTAAAGGATTAAACACTATCGAAGAGAATAATAAATATATTTCTAATATTTTAGCGGATGCAACCGTTGAAAACAGGTTGAAAGGAGTAGGAGTCTTATCGAAGCGGGTTGCTGAGGAGCTCTCTGTAGTAGGGCCTACCGCGCGCGGTTCAGGCATACGCAGAGACGTCAGGTTTAACCGACCCTACTCAGCTTACAGAGATTTCAAGAACAGTTTTAAAATGATAGTATTAGATGGATGCGATTCTCTGAGCAGAGTTATGATCAGGGTGCTAGAAATATTTGAATCGATAAATTTAATTAAAACGCTTTTAGATCAGCTACCTGAAGGCCATATAAGAGTTGAAGATAAAATTCTTAAAATCATTAAAAAAATACCTGAAGGAGAGGCTTTCTCAATTATTGAAGCCCCTCGCGGTCAACTATCACACTACGTTAAAACGAACGGTAAAGAAGGTTTAAAAAGACTCTCAGTTAGAACACCTACAATCCCGAATATACTCGCCGTGAAATCTATGTTAATGCACAGGGAGATAGCGGATATACCTGTAGTCTTCTCCTCTATTGATCCATGCATAAGCTGCGCTAACCGTGTAACCGTCACAGACTCAGCTACTAATCAAACTAGAATAGTAGATTTAAACAAGCTTAGAGGTGTCTAGAATAGTTGAGTTAACCAATATAATCATAGTAGCGGCTGTAATACCTTTAATGCTTTTAATAAGTTTACTAGCGGAAGGGGTGGATAGAAAAATCTACGCTCGAATGCAGCGGAGAATCGGGCCTCCTGTAATTCAACCAATATATGATATTATTAAACTAGCTGGGAAAGAGAGGATAATACCGGTTACAGCTAAGAAAGCGGTTTTCATATCAACCCCTTACATCGCATTCCTATTCTCTTCAACCGCTTTAGCTATACCCGTCGCCACTTTAATATTAGGTGTAAGCATTCCAGGCGACTTAATATTATTAGCTTATATGACTGTTACAGTGGCTTTAATGTTCATCGTAGCAGGCGCTGTTTCAGGTAACCCTTACAGCTCAATCGGAATGTCGCGGAGCATTATAATGATGCTAGCTTATGAAATACCGGTTTTAGCTAGTCTGATAATAGTCGCTGTGAAAGCTGGTTTAACGCTCAGCTTATTCAATATTATAACCATACAAGTTGAAGCCGGAGCCCCGTTAGCTTTCATTTATCCGAGCATTATTCTAACAGCAGCTGTATTCTTATTCTGTATGCCGGCTGCAGCTGAAGCTCAACCCTTCGATATACCCGCCGCGAAAACAGAGATCATACACGGCGTTCTAACAGAGTACACAGGATTATATCTAGCCTTATTTAAGTTAGCTAAAGCCAACCATATAATGTTTCTGAATATTTTAACCGTGTTATTATTCTTCTACCCGGCTATAATACCTTTACAGTTAGATTGGCTGGCTTTAATAATAATACTAATATTATCTTTGGTGATAAGATTTCTCACAGTCACGATTCCTAGAGCTGTATTCGCTAGAGTTAAAATCACGCAGGCGCTAAAATTATATTGGCTTATATCAGGGATACTTTTAACAGCTTCGATTATTCTATTAGGGTTAGGGGTTTAATATGAAGTTTATTAAAGCCGGTCGAATAATAACTGAGGCTTTAAAATCACTTTTTAAGAAGCCTTTCACCGTTAAATACTCCAGTGAAAGAAAAATATTTGTACCGGTACCGGACCGTTTTAGAGGCAGATTAATATACGATTACGATAATTGCATCGGCTGCACCCTATGCATTAAAGTCTGCCCTGCGGGAGCGATTCTAGCGACACCTGAGCGGAAAGTAAACTTTTATATGGATAGATGCATATTCTGTGGAGAGTGCGCTGAAACATGCCCTGTTAAAGTAATATCTTTCTCAAAAGACTTTGAACTCGCATACGATGATAAAGAGAAGCTTATAGTCAGAAAAAGGTAGGTGGTATTGTAAATGTCAGGTTCAAAAGAGAAAGTTATATTAAGTTTACGTAACGTGGTGTTTACAAGCGATGAAAAAAAGTCTCTTGAAGAGTTTTTAACTGAAAAATACGGTTTTAAGAAAAGAGAGGAGGCGATAAGCGATTTAACAGGTTTAGAGAGCGAGTTCGAGCCACCCGCCCAGTTTAAAAATTTGAAGATCCTGGAGAAGGGGCGGAGGAAAACAAGCTGCACGATTTTATTAACCGGCCAGTATCTTGAAGAAAATTTAACCGTATATTTTCTAGGAGAAGTTATGAGAGAAAAATATACGGTTCAAATAAGCGAAACAGAGAAGAAAACCATCCACATAAATGAATACCAGATGATTAGAATAGAAGGCTTCAGCGGTAAAGCTGTTCAGGAATTCACAGAGCATCTAAGAGTTCAATTAGGTTTATCATGGGAGTCTATGGATTGGAGCTTCCACAAGGAAGCTGAATAAATAAAAGAGGAGGGTGTTTACTCGACTTCAACTTTAAAGCTTTTCTTCTCCTCTTTCTTAGGTAGGCGAACCTCTAAGACACCGTTTTTATATGAGGCTTTAGCTTTCTCAGCGTCGACGCTCACAGGCAGCGGTATCTTCCTGTAAAACTTTCTGTAAACTCTCTCCCTTCTAATATAGCCTTTCTCCTCCTCTTTCTCCTCTCTCTTCACCTCAGAGGAGATTTCAATAGAGTCCTCTGAAACCTTTAACTGAATATCGTCTTTGCTTAAACCAGGCATATCAGATGTTATTATAAGCTCGGTATCTGTCTCCATAATATCCACGTCAGGGGTTTTAACCTCAAGTTCCCCGCCTTTCTCACCCGGTAGAGCTGGAATAGGCTCCTCCCATATCCTGGACATCATTTCATCCATTCTCTCCCACATACGCCTTATCTCGTCGAAGAAAGATCTTCTCCTAGACATACCATCCCTCCATATTAAACTATAATTAAAATAAAGTTTCATAGGAATATTAACTGAATTAAAATATAAAGATAATCCGAACTATTCTTCTACGATACGCGTACCGTAAGGCGTGTCAACTAATATGATGCCCTCAGAGCGAAGCTTATCACGGATACTGTCAGCTTTAACCCAGTCTTTAGATTTTCTCGCATCCTCTCTTTCGCGTATTAAATCTATTATTCTCTGGTTTAAAACATGCTTTAAACCATGGTATTCTAATCCTAGCACTTCAGATAACTCTACCAGTAATTTAAACCCCTGTTCTAAATTGTTTAAATCATTGTCTGCAACGTATTTATTAACTTCCACAGCTAGTTTATGAAGTACATGGAGAGCTAGGGGCGTGTTTAAATCATCATCCATACTAGCTATGAAGCTCTCTTTTAAATCGGATAGGGTTTGATTACCGTCAACTCCCCCTGTTTCTTTTTTAAAAACGGTTAGCAGGTGTAAAGCTCTATCATAGGCTTCTATCAACTTCTTATAACCGTGTTCAGCGTTTCTAATACTGTTAATTGTAAAATTCAGTTTCCGCCTGTAGTGAGTGGATATTAACATGTATCTTATGACTTGAGGTTTATATTTTTCTAGTAAATCGTTTAAAGTATAATAGTTGCCAGCTGATTTACTCATTTTCTCACCGTTTACAAGTAAATGTTCGGAGTGAACCCAGTAACGGACAGCTCTTTTACCTAAAAAAGCTTCAGACAACGCGATCTCGTTTTCATGATGAGGAAATATTAAATCCACGCCGCCTGTGTGAATATCTATTAACCCATCTAAGTACTTCATAGACATAACGGCGCATTCTATATGCCAGCCAGGTCTCACAGGCCCCCACTCACTTAAATAGTATATGCCTCTCCTGATTTCCTCAGAGGTTGAGGCTTTAAGCAACGCGAAATCGCGCGGGTCATCCTTACCGTATTCATCAGCTTCGACAGTTGAATATTTTCCAGTATCCTCTAATTTTATTTTAGATAGTTTACCGTATTCTTTAAACCGGGAGATATCATAGTATACGCTACCAGACTTATAATACGCATAACCTTTATTCAATAAATGCTTAGTCAACTTCACCATGTCTTCAATATTTTCAGTCGCGCGAGGATAAATGTCAGCAAGCTTAATATTCAATGTTTCTAATCCGTTAAAAAATACTTTAATATATTTATCAGTGAACTCTTTAAGTGAAACACCCTCCCTCCCAGACTCTCTTATAGTCTTATCATCTATATCAGTTATATTCATAACATGTTTAATCTTGTAGCCTTTAAATTCCAAGTATCTTTTAAGAATATCAACCACTATAAAACTCCTATAGTTTCCTATATGCGGCGGAGCGTAGACTGTTGGGCCGCATGAATATATTTTAACAATATCACTGCTAGGCTTGAAAACTTCTTTTCGACCTGTTAAAGTATTATATAATTTTAAAACCATTTTCTACACCTTGAAGCCGAGGAAGGGAGTTGAACCCTTATAGATCCGCTTTGCAGGCGGACGCATAACCGTTCTGCCACCTCGGCTTAAAATGTTTAAACTTGAAAGTTATAAAGCTCTGTTGAAAGATATCTTTCACCGGTATCCGGTAGTATTACAACAACGTTATCGTTAACTTGCAGCTCTGAAGCTACTTGAATCGCAGCCCAAAGCGCGGCGCCTGATGAAATCCCTGCGAAAATACCTTCAAGTCTAGCCAGCTCTCTGGCTGTGTTCAAAGCATCTTTGTATTCGACTTTGATTATGCGATCAATAACTTTTAAATTCAATATTTCCGGGATGAATCCTGCTCCTATTCCCTGAATCTTATGCGAACCTGGTTTACCGCCTGAAAGAACAGGGGAATCGCTTGGTTCAACAGCGACTATTAAAACTTTGGAGCCTAACCTATCTTTTAAAACTTCACCGACCCCCGTTATAGTGCCCCCGGTTCCCACACCAGCTACAAAGGCTTTAACATCCCCGCCTGTGTCTTGTAAGATTTCAATAGCGGTTGTTCGCCTGTGAATTTCAGGGTTGGCGGGGTTTTTAAACTGTTGAGGTATGAAAGCATTTTTAATTTGAGTGGCTAACTCTTCCGCTTTTTCAACAGCGCCTCTCATGCCTTTCTCAGCGGGTGTTAAAATAATTTTCGCACCGTACGCTGTTAAAATCTTTCGCCTCTCTATACTCATGCTCTCAGGCATTGTAAGTATAAGCTGATATCCTTTAGCTGCAGCCACCATGGCTAAAGCGATACCTGTGTTACCGGAGGTCGGCTCTATTATTGTATCACCTGGTTTTATTAAACCAGCTTTTTCAGCTGCATCTATCATTGAAAAACCGATTCGATCTTTTATACTTCCACCGGGGTTAAATGACTCTATTTTAGCCAGTATGTTAGCTCTCCTCTGGTTTCGAGCGATCTTATTCAATTTAATTAAAGGTGTTCTGCCTATAGTTTCAATTATGCTATTATATATTGTCATCTTCTTTCAGCCTCTTCACCTCGTATTCTAGGTGTTCAATTTTTTTCTCAATACTGCTTATAATCTGGGTTATAGGATCCGGGATTCTCTGATGGTTTAAGTCAACTTTTACTGTTTCAGCTTTATCTTTCCGCACGATTCGGCCTGGAACCCCTACAACCACGCTGTCAGCGGGGACATCACTTATCACCACCGAGTTGGCTCCGATTTTAACATTGTCGCCTATTCGAATCGGACCGAGAACTTTAGCTCCAGCTCCTATTACAACATTATTTCCTATTGTAGGATGCCTTTTACCAGGGTTTAAGCTGACGCCTCCAAGTGTTACGCCTTGATATATTGTGACATTATCCCCTACTTCCGCTGTCTCACCGATCACTACACCGGAACCGTGGTCTATGAAGAAGCTTTTGCCTATTTTAGCTCCAGGGTGAATGTCTATTCCAGTAATCTGGTAAGCTATATATGACAGGTATCTGGGAATGAAGGGTGCGCCTATTTCCCATAGAAAATGCGCTATTCTATATAGTAAGACTGCTTGGATCCCCGGATACGCGGTTAACACTTCAACTATGCTTCTAGCAGCAGGGTCTTTATTGAATGCCGCTGATATATCAGTTGGAAAATTTGTTAAAACATTATTAATTTCGGTTATAATATGGTCTGCATCTTCTGCTTTAAGTTGAAGGTTTAAGCCTAGCAAGCAGCGCTCGCATAGGTTAACATTATATTTTGCTGATAGGTTTTTCCCGCAGCCGATGCATGTGAGAGTGTTTTTCAAATTACCACCACTATAACATTGTTATAATATCTAATTGTAAATATAAATCTTACTAAAAACGATAATCTTTAGAATAATTTCAGCGGCAAACATTTTTTAATAATTTAACAGCTTCAGAGAATTTAATAGGCGGCGGGTTGAATCCTCTTATCTCCGCGAAAAGCCTTGTGACTGTAGGCGGTTTCAAACCGTGTTTATCTAGTAAATCTAAGTCTGTTAGAATCATTCTGCTGTTGCCTTCACCCACTATTCTACCGTCGTCTATGATATAGCAGCGGTCTAAGAGTTCAGCTGCGAAATCTATATCATGTGTTGCGATAATCATGGTTTTACCGCGTTCTCTAAGATTCGATATAATCTCGATAAGGTCGTCTACTCCACGTGGATCCAAATTAGATGTAGGCTCGTCTAAAACAAGTATATCAGGATCCATTACGAGAATTGAAGCTATTGAAAGCTTTTTCTTCTCACCGTAGCTTAAATGGAACGTGACATGTTTATTATAATCTTTTAATCCAACTGTTTCAAGGGCTGTTTTAACTCTTCTAAGAATTTCTTCACGCTCTAATCCTGTGTTGAGGAGGCCGTAAGCTACCTCTTCTTCAACCGTGTTTTTCAATATTTGATCGTTAGGGTCCTGGAATACTAAGCCGACTATCCGCCTTATTTTAAAAACATCGCTCTCATTTAACGTGTTAAACCCGTTTACTATTATAGATCCTTTTTGAGGTTTCAGTAAACCGTTTAAATGGAGTAGAAGCGTTGATTTACCGGCGCCGTTAGGGCCGATGACCCCTACGCACTCTCCTTTATAAACTTTCATGTTCACGTCGAATAATCCTTTATCTGTTTTAGGATACTTGAAGTAGAGATCGCTAACGGTTAATATCGGGTTCATGAATTCACCTTTCAATTAAACTGTTTAAATACTTGTTAAAAAAGTTAAGCCGGGTAATAGAACTCTATCTATTAATATAATAGTTGTGAAGAATATTGTTGAAAGAAGAAAGTATATTATGTCGCTTCTTCTAATTTTAAGCTGGTTAAGAGACCTGTAATCTCCGTTGAAGCCTCTGGCTAGCATAGCGTGATAAATATTGTTAGCTTTCAAATGGCTGCGGAGAAGTATGTTATAGGTTACAGGTATAACGGATTTAACGCGCTCCATGAATCCGGGTTTCCAGCTTCGTCTAGCTTCTTGAGCGCGGCTGACTCTTATAGCTTCATGGACGAGGACGAAGA comes from the Candidatus Odinarchaeum yellowstonii genome and includes:
- a CDS encoding energy-coupling factor ABC transporter ATP-binding protein, whose amino-acid sequence is MNPILTVSDLYFKYPKTDKGLFDVNMKVYKGECVGVIGPNGAGKSTLLLHLNGLLKPQKGSIIVNGFNTLNESDVFKIRRIVGLVFQDPNDQILKNTVEEEVAYGLLNTGLEREEILRRVKTALETVGLKDYNKHVTFHLSYGEKKKLSIASILVMDPDILVLDEPTSNLDPRGVDDLIEIISNLRERGKTMIIATHDIDFAAELLDRCYIIDDGRIVGEGNSRMILTDLDLLDKHGLKPPTVTRLFAEIRGFNPPPIKFSEAVKLLKNVCR